The Primulina eburnea isolate SZY01 chromosome 8, ASM2296580v1, whole genome shotgun sequence genome contains a region encoding:
- the LOC140839689 gene encoding conserved oligomeric Golgi complex subunit 8-like, whose product MALLEVLPNNVVSPKMSNLLPLATAEQQPYVSELLSFTIDRLHKEPELLRVDAERIRRQMQEVAVGNYRAFIAAADALLEIREEVTSVDRHLESLIAQIPKLTSGCSEFVDSAEQILEKRRMNQTLLANHSTLLDLLETPQLMDTCVRNGNYDEALDLEAFIAKLATMHPKIPVIQALASEVRQTTQSLLSQLLQKLRSNIQLPECLRIIGYLRRIGVFSEYEMRLQFLRCREAWLMGLLDDLDQRNPYEYLKGMVNYHRTHLFDVVNQYRAIFADDMSGSELNYDGGLIFDWAMHQITLHLKTLKVMLPKISEGGSLSNILDQCMYCAMGLGWVGLDFRGLLPPLFEEAVLNLFSKNMSTAVENFQLVLDSHRWVPLPAFGFPASGFGEESLDDVTPPSNLMEYPPLAVFINGVSAAMNELRPCAPLSLKHVLAQELIKGLQAVSDSLLRYNTTRMLRSNESALFLKLCQAFNEVVFPHCVMCFNRCYPGGAALIGDAKNLFEGIARLLATSPSRELPKPIRSSETKNATENGNVPGVENGVLHSIERTASASLDEKEENGKNDTSSQNVETNEDVQRSPVP is encoded by the exons ATGGCGTTGCTAGAAGTTCTGCCTAACAACGTCGTATCGCCGAAGATGTCGAATCTTCTCCCGCTTGCCACCGCCGAGCAGCAGCCTTACGTGTCCGAGCTTCTCTCTTTCACTATCGATCGCCTCCATAAG GAACCGGAATTGTTGAGAGTGGATGCGGAGAGAATCCGGCGACAGATGCAGGAGGTGGCAGTGGGGAATTATCGAGCTTTCATCGCGGCGGCAGATGCGCTGCTCGAGATCCGAGAGGAAGTTACTTCTGTCGATAGGCATCTCGAGTCTTtg ATAGCTCAAATTCCAAAGCTTACATCTGGCTGCTCTGAGTTTGTTGATTCAGCAGAACAAATTTTGGAGAAAAGGAGGATGAATCAGACGCTGCTTGCTAATCATAGTACTTTGCTTGATTTGCTTGAAACTCCtcagctgatggacac TTGTGTGAGAAATGGAAACTATGATGAGGCTCTTGACTTAGAGGCATTCATTGCAAAACTTGCAACAATGCACCCAAA AATTCCTGTGATTCAGGCTCTGGCCTCCGAAGTCCGGCAGACCACGCAGTCTCTTCTCTCTCAGCTTCTGCAGAAACTTAGATCAAACATTCAA CTGCCAGAATGCCTCCGGATCATTGGATACTTACGTCGCATTGGAGTATTTAGTGAGTACGAGATGCGCCTACAG TTTTTAAGATGCCGAGAAGCATGGCTTATGGGGTTACTTGATGATTTAGACCAGAGAAATCCTTATGAATATTTAAAAGGAATGGTAAATTATCACAGAACGCATCTTTTTGATGTTGTTAACCAATATCGAGCTATATTTGCGGATGACATGTCAGGGAGTGAATTAAATTATGATGGTGGCCTTATCTTTGACTGGGCCATGCATCAGATCACCTTGCACCTGAAGACTCTGAAAGTGATGCTTCCTAAGATAAGTGAAGGTGGATCTTTGTCCAATATTCTGGATCAGTGCATG TATTGTGCTATGGGCCTCGGATGGGTTGGATTGGATTTCCGAGGACTACTTCCCCCTTTATTTGAAGA AGCAGTGCTTAATTTATTTTCAAAGAACATGAGCACAGCTGTTGAAAATTTTCAG TTAGTCTTGGATTCTCATCGTTGGGTCCCATTACCAGCATTTGGTTTCCCTGCCAGTGGTTTTGGTGAAGAAAGTTTGGATGATGTCACTCCTCCATCAAATCTCATGGAGTATCCACCTCTTGCTGTGTTTATAAATG GTGTATCTGCAGCAATGAATGAACTACGTCCTTGTGCGCCACTCAGTTTAAAACATGTGCTCGCGCAAGAACTAATTAAGGGTTTGCAAGCTGTTTCTGATTCTCTATTGAGATACAATACAACTAGGATGCTCAGAAGCAACGAGTCTGCCCTTTTTTTAAAACTTTGCCAAGCGTTCAATGAG GTGGTTTTCCCCCATTGTGTTATGTGCTTCAACCGGTGTTACCCTGGTGGGGCAGCTCTGATTGGGGATGCCAAGAACTTGTTTGAAGGAATTGCCCGTCTTTTAGCAACTTCTCCTTCAAGAGAACTACCAAAACCTATACGTAGTTCCGAGACCAAAAATGCAACAGAGAACGGTAATGTGCCTGGGGTTGAAAACGGCGTCCTACATAGTATTGAGCGAACTGCAAGTGCCAGCTTAGACGAAAAAGAAGAAAATGGGAAGAACGATACCAGTTCACAAAATGTGGAGACAAATGAAGACGTTCAACGGTCACCAGTACCATAA